AGTAGTATCTCCGACATAAACGCAATCATGTGAGTTGATGCAGCGATTGTTTGCACAGTTTTAATTTCTTTTGCATAAACAATATTTGGCTCTTTAATGTGGTTGGCTTGGGTCCATTTTTCAAAAATACGTTGATGGGTGTAACCTTCTGAAAGAGAAATAAAGACCTGGTCTTTAATATCTGTTACAGAAACAATCTCTCGATTAGCCAAAGGATGGTTGGCTGATACCCACAAGCTCATTTCTTCCTCACGTAAAAGTAGCTGTTTGATTTTGTTTTGCATAATAAACGGTGTCGGATGTCCAAGAATGGCAATGGGCACTTTTTCTTGTAGAATCAATTTCAACATAACGTCTGAGCTTTCTTCTTCAACAAATTTTAAAGAGGGAGTAAATCGACTTATTTTTGGTAATATTTGTGGCAAAAAGTGGCCGCCAATCGTAGGTAAAAAGCCAAAATAAACAGCCTCCATTTTGATATCTTTGATTTGTTTTTTTGTTTGCTCGATAATTTCAAGAATTGTTTCAGCGCTTTTATATAATAGCTGACCGCTAGAGGTCAATTCCATCCGCTTCAAGGTTTTTCTTCTGTCAATTAAGATAGTGTCTAGTTCGGTTTCTAAACGTTTTAAAGCCATTGAGATGGACGGCTGTGAAATATAAAAATGATCAGCGGTTGCTGTAAAACTGAGACTTTCAGATAGGTGATGAAAATAGATTAAGTCTTGTAAATTCAAAGTCATCTTCCTTTTGTGATTTTATTAACATAAGTGTTATATATAAGCTTGCGGTAAGTCATAAATTTTATTTATCATATCATAAAGAAGCGATATGAGACAATTTATAAGTACCGTGCTAAGATAGATGTGTTAAGAAAAACGGTTACAAAATAAAATTGTCATACAAGATATGGAGAGAATGTTGTGAAAATTATTAAGCAATTATTTTGGATTTTTCTCTTTTCACTGCTAGGCGAAATCGTGTCTAAAGCCATTGCAAGTGTTGTTGCAATTCCAGGTAGTGTGATAGGAATGGTATTACTATTTATAGCCCTTCATTTTAAATGGTTAAAAATGGAGAAAGTAGACGAAGTTGGAACTTGGCTAACGGATAACATGGCGATTTTCTTTGTTCCAGCTGGTGTAGGATTAATGACTAACTTCGATGTTTTAGCTGAGGTATGGTATCAGTTATTGATTATTATGGTGGTGACTACCGCAATTATGATGTGGTTCGTTGGTAGTCTCGTTCAAAAGATTAAAGCTGTCACAGATAAAAAAGATCAGCAGCTTCAAGAAGGGAGTGACGCTAATGTTTGATGCTTTGTTAGCGAGTCCTTATCTATGGGTGAGTTTGACGGCCGGTTTTTACTTAATTGCAGCTCAGCTACATAAAAAGTG
This genomic interval from Jeotgalibaca arthritidis contains the following:
- a CDS encoding CidA/LrgA family protein is translated as MKIIKQLFWIFLFSLLGEIVSKAIASVVAIPGSVIGMVLLFIALHFKWLKMEKVDEVGTWLTDNMAIFFVPAGVGLMTNFDVLAEVWYQLLIIMVVTTAIMMWFVGSLVQKIKAVTDKKDQQLQEGSDANV
- a CDS encoding LysR family transcriptional regulator gives rise to the protein MNLQDLIYFHHLSESLSFTATADHFYISQPSISMALKRLETELDTILIDRRKTLKRMELTSSGQLLYKSAETILEIIEQTKKQIKDIKMEAVYFGFLPTIGGHFLPQILPKISRFTPSLKFVEEESSDVMLKLILQEKVPIAILGHPTPFIMQNKIKQLLLREEEMSLWVSANHPLANREIVSVTDIKDQVFISLSEGYTHQRIFEKWTQANHIKEPNIVYAKEIKTVQTIAASTHMIAFMSEILLDDRKDLVKVKLKDAPKFYVSLVINIESKHSLIQQQFNDALMAVIQEDFMIRP